Genomic segment of Candidatus Aminicenantes bacterium:
CCATCGCCACCATCGGCATGGGCATCCTGGCCATATCCACCAGTATCTGGGTGTTCCTGGCCGGGATCTTCCTGTTCAGCATCGGCGAAATGACGGCCCACCCCAAGTTCATCTCCTACATCGGCCTGGTGGCACCCTCGGACCGCAAGGCCATGTACATGGGCTACCTGTTCCTGTACGGCGTGTTCGGCAGTTCCGTGGGTGGAGTGCTGGGGGCGAAGCTTTACGTCCACTTCGTGGACCACCTCAACCAGCCAAGAATCCTGTGGCTGATTTTTTCCGGCATCGGCGTGGCCACTATCGTCGGCTTGCTGCTGTACAACAAATTCATAGCACCTGAACGGAAGAAGTGAAAAGACAAAAGTGAAACGAAGGTAACAGGTATCAGGTGACAGGTATCAGGAAGGTGACAGGTATCAGGAAATGACAGGTTACTGGTAACAAACTCAGGCGAACCACCACATATATAGGAAAATTGAAGTGATAGAGAATGGGGGGATTAGATGGATGGGAGCAATTCGACTACTTCGGATTTCAACAGAAAAAACAAGAGGACCTGGAAGAATCCCAGGTTTGAAGATCTGGATGTTTGGAAAAGGGCGCGAGAATTGTGTATCCGTATTTCCAGTATTATGCGGGATAGTCGTGATTGGGCATTCCGTGACCAGATGATTCGTTCGAGTTTATCAATTTCATCGAATATTGCCGAAGGTCATGAGCGGGGCAGCAACAAAGATTTTGTCCGATTTTTATATATTGCTCGCGGGTCATGCGGAGAGCTGCGTACCCAACTTGACATTGCAAAAGAGGTTCCGTGTATCCCTGAAAAAGAAGCTACTGAGATGATTGATGAAACAAAAGAAATATCTGCTATGATTGTCGGCCTGATCCGAAAACGCAGCTGTTAAAGGAATCTTTTTTGATATTTTGAAAAGAGTCTTTCAGAAATGACTAATGCATTATTATTCTTTGATGTCCTGCCACCTTAATCCTGTTACCTGATACCTGCCACCTTCTTGCTTTGTTCCTGTCACCTGCCACCTGATACCTGTTACCTCAGTGTCTTTTTACT
This window contains:
- a CDS encoding four helix bundle protein, encoding MDGSNSTTSDFNRKNKRTWKNPRFEDLDVWKRARELCIRISSIMRDSRDWAFRDQMIRSSLSISSNIAEGHERGSNKDFVRFLYIARGSCGELRTQLDIAKEVPCIPEKEATEMIDETKEISAMIVGLIRKRSC